In Erigeron canadensis isolate Cc75 chromosome 1, C_canadensis_v1, whole genome shotgun sequence, a single window of DNA contains:
- the LOC122601467 gene encoding S-adenosylmethionine carrier 1, chloroplastic/mitochondrial produces the protein MGPLTLAIHSNNSTSSSSDVSSGKSQTLKLIPKKSFASVSIGEEKPFDFLRTLIDGFIAGGTAGVVVETALYPIDTIKTRLQAARGGGKIVLQGLYSGLAGNLVGVLPASALFVGVYEPAKKKLLKMLPDNLSSVAYLTSGAIGGIAASLVRVPTEVVKQRMQTRQFASAPDAVRLIVAKEGFKGLYAGYGSFLLRDLPFDAIQFCIYEQLRIGYKWAARRDLYDPENAAIGAFAGALTGAITTPLDVIKTRLMIQGSANQYKGIVDCVQTILREEGPPALLKGIGPRVLWIGIGGSIFFGVLERTKKILAQQSLQPSNHQTTEPPKQD, from the exons atgGGTCCTCTTACTTTAGCCATTCACTCTAATAActcaacttcttcttcatcag ATGTATCAAGTGGGAAATCACAAACATTGAAGTTGATACCGAAAAAATCTTTTGCATCAGTCAGCATAGGGGAAGAAAAGCCGTTTGATTTCTTACGAACCTTAATTG ACGGTTTTATAGCGGGAGGTACAGCTGGAGTTGTCGTGGAAACAGCTTTATATCCAATTGATACGATTAAGACGAGACTTCAG GCAGCCCGGGGTGGCGGAAAAATTGTTCTCCAGGGGCTATATTCAGGATTGGCTGGAAATCTTGTTGGTGTTTTACC GGCTTCTGCCTTGTTCGTTGGCGTTTATGAAcctgcaaaaaaaaaactgttaaaGATGCTTCCTGACAATCTTAGTTCTGTTGCGTATCTG ACATCAGGTGCAATTGGAGGAATTGCTGCATCTCTTGTACGCGTTCCAACAGAG GTTGTAAAGCAAAGAATGCAGACTCGTCAATTTGCCTCAGCTCCTGATGCAGTCCGGCTTATTGTTGCCAAGGAGGGTTTTAAAGGTCTATATGCG GGATATGGATCATTTCTCTTGCGAGATTTGCCTTTTGACGCTATCCAGTTCTGTATATATGAGCAACTTCGGATTGGCTACAAGTGGGCT GCACGTAGAGACCTCTACGATCCTGAAAATGCAGCAATTGGTGCCTTTGCTG GTGCACTTACCGGAGCTATAACGACTCCACTTGATGTCATAAAAACTAGGTTGATGATTCAGGGATCAGCAAACCAGTACAAAGGAATAGTTGATTGTGTGCAGACAATCTTGAGAGAGGAAGGACCTCCTGCCCTTCTTAAG GGTATTGGGCCACGTGTGCTGTGGATAGGAATCGGAGGTTCGATATTCTTTGGTGTTTTGGAAAGAACAAAGAAAATCCTTGCCCAACAATCGCTGCAGCCATCTAATCATCAAACTACTGAGCCCCCCAAGCAAGATTAA